A single genomic interval of Lathyrus oleraceus cultivar Zhongwan6 chromosome 7, CAAS_Psat_ZW6_1.0, whole genome shotgun sequence harbors:
- the LOC127103166 gene encoding protein MAIN-LIKE 2-like: protein MSLLWMGESHRGTAANNAEYQDGRFRVHSHIYIQPSAVILPYLELAGFANVAKIASLKVDSKLIVALLERWRPETHTFHLPTGECTITLEDVSMLLGLRIHGKVVNGPTNVTNDVYMENLGIEPTTSDKNGASVKIVWLEAIRVTICCILLGYL from the exons ATGTCTTTGTTATGGATGGGCGAATCACACCGTGGGACGGCGGCAAACAATGCCGAATAC CAAGACGGTAGGTTTCGGGTCCATTCGCATATATACATTCAACCAAGTGCGGTTATATTACCGTATTTGGAACTAGCCGGTTTTGCAAATGTGGCCAAGATTGCAAGTCTAAAAGTAGATTCTAAATTAATTGTTGCCTTGttagagagatggagacccgagacaCATACCTTTCATTTACCAACGGGTGAATGTACTATCACACTAGAGGATGTAAGTATGTTACTCGGTCTCCGAATCCATGGTAAAGTTGTTAATGGCCCAACAAACGTAACCAATGATGTTTACATGGAGAATTTGGGCATCGAACCAACAACTTCGGATAAAAATGGGGCTTCTGTCAAAATAGTTTGGTTAGAAGCA ATAAGAGTCACAATTTGTTGCATTCTTCTTGGTTACCTTTAG